A window of the Corythoichthys intestinalis isolate RoL2023-P3 chromosome 6, ASM3026506v1, whole genome shotgun sequence genome harbors these coding sequences:
- the LOC130917699 gene encoding odorant receptor 131-2-like, with protein sequence MSSPELRANVTWSYKQAKGVMIATVLLLFCVFMLCVGILLHALAKLSNSLDTPRYLLFKCMLVNDSIQMMSSVLLFMLATFDVNFALFYCVPMIIISTASFLNSPLILATMSVERFVAIFYPLRRPAAWRSDRIWVIILAMWLLSYMSPVLENAIGDPRTLPVWSEPVRCNRHLVNITPAQAMIRIMANGLVFSLMAVLIIWTYICIMVQTRKLRRTGDSGGRAQRTVLIHAAQLLLCGLAFTIPISETLITQNYDIQSQRLLSFFNYLCLVIFPRAFSPLIYGFRDQTLRRQIAKAFRACARSKVGV encoded by the coding sequence ATGTCTTCCCCTGAGCTCCGCGCAAACGTGACGTGGTCGTACAAACAGGCGAAGGGCGTCATGATAGCCACGGTGCTGCTGTTGTTCTGCGTGTTCATGTTATGCGTCGGCATCCTGCTACACGCGTTGGCCAAGCTGTCCAACTCCCTCGACACACCTCGTTACCTCCTCTTCAAGTGCATGCTAGTCAACGATAGCATCCAGATGATGTCGTCCGTGCTCCTCTTCATGCTGGCCACGTTTGATGTGAACTTTGCGCTGTTCTACTGCGTTCCCATGATCATCATCTCTACGGCCAGCTTCCTCAACTCGCCGCTCATCCTGGCCACCATGTCAGTAGAGCGCTTTGTTGCAATCTTCTACCCGTTGCGTCGCCCGGCCGCCTGGCGATCTGACCGCATCTGGGTCATCatcctggctatgtggctgctgAGCTATATGAGCCCTGTCTTGGAGAACGCCATCGGCGATCCACGTACCTTGCCCGTCTGGAGCGAACCCGTGCGGTGCAATCGCCATCTAGTGAATATCACACCAGCCCAGGCCATGATTCGCATAATGGCAAACGGGCTCGTATTTTCCCTTATGGCCGTTCTCATCATCTGGACATACATATGCATCATGGTGCAGACGCGCAAGCTGCGCAGGACTGGGGATTCAGGAGGTCGCGCTCAGCGGACAGTTCTGATACATGCCGCACAGTTACTTCTCTGCGGGCTGGCCTTCACGATACCTATTTCTGAAACGCTCATTACCCAAAACTATGACATCCAGTCACAACGTTTGTTGAGCTTCTTCAATTACCTCTGCTTAGTCATTTTCCCCAGGGCCTTCAGTCCGCTCATCTACGGATTCCGGGACCAGACCCTGCGCAGGCAGATAGCTAAAGCCTTCAGGGCCTGTGCCAGGTCGAAGGTCGGTGTCTGA